One part of the Vitis riparia cultivar Riparia Gloire de Montpellier isolate 1030 chromosome 8, EGFV_Vit.rip_1.0, whole genome shotgun sequence genome encodes these proteins:
- the LOC117921041 gene encoding ubiquitin domain-containing protein 7SL RNA1-like, whose amino-acid sequence MDIFFEPFSGEGFCIEVGFFDSVLEIKEKIQKYQNIPVAAQTLIFNGEVLQDESNVHSSDLVHNSYIQLISSCPEKPATKAESSPPLSPAASRVQLLINIPTSKSQQFPLCMHSRGTIRELKENIHAVMETLSVQQLVLYSDGSELQDHWSLHQSGLSDGSEIDVGFMAGAMGSSCFKKLKMMVVLPRCGGKKTAVEVNGSDKVRVLRMELDKLQKCLQFYLPKDGYYFIYKEHVMDEDRSFRWHHVGQGDTIDISPTSISTHWP is encoded by the coding sequence ATGGACATCTTCTTTGAACCCTTCAGTGGGGAGGGATTCTGCATTGAAGTTGGTTTTTTTGACTCAGTTCTTGAGATCAAAGAGAAGATTCAAAAGTACCAAAACATCCCAGTTGCAGCACAAACGCTAATCTTCAATGGCGAGGTTCTTCAAGATGAATCCAATGTTCATTCCAGTGACTTAGTCCACAACTCTTACATACAGCTCATCAGCAGCTGCCCGGAAAAACCAGCAACCAAGGCCGAGAGCTCACCGCCACTGTCCCCGGCGGCCAGCAGAGTCCAGCTCTTGATAAACATTCCAACGTCAAAGTCACAGCAGTTCCCTCTTTGCATGCACAGCAGAGGCACCATAAGAGAGTTGAAGGAGAACATCCATGCAGTCATGGAAACGCTATCTGTTCAACAGTTGGTGCTGTATTCAGATGGCTCTGAGTTGCAGGATCATTGGTCTTTGCATCAGTCTGGGCTTTCGGATGGTTCGGAGATCGATGTCGGGTTTATGGCTGGTGCAATGGGGAGTAGTTGCTTTAAGAAGCTGAAGATGATGGTGGTGCTGCCAAGATGTGGAGGAAAGAAAACTGCAGTTGAAGTGAACGGGTCAGACAAAGTGAGAGTGCTGAGGATGGAACTGGACAAGTTGCAGAAGTGCCTTCAATTTTATCTCCCTAAGGATGGCTACTACTTCATATACAAGGAGCATGTGATGGACGAGGATCGGTCCTTTCGATGGCACCATGTTGGCCAAGGTGATACCATAGACATCTCCCCTACAAGTATAAGCACCCATTGGCCATGA